A genomic stretch from Thalassophryne amazonica chromosome 18, fThaAma1.1, whole genome shotgun sequence includes:
- the LOC117530483 gene encoding V-type proton ATPase 116 kDa subunit a-like gives MLRLGQGHERLSCGMVLQVLNQTEDHRQRVLQAASKTVRVWFIKVRKMKAIYHTLNLCNIDVTQKCLIAEVWCPVSDLDSIQFALRRGTERSGSTVPSILNRMQTKQTPPTFNKTNKFTSGFQNIVDAYGIGSYREINPAPYTIITFPFLFAVMFGDMGHGTLMTCAALYLVIRESRLLSQKSDNEMFNTVFAGRYIILLMGIFSIYTGIIYNDCFSKSAQHVWFWLECPAHVWFSRSQLVV, from the exons ATGCTGAGACTGGGTCAGGGACATGAACGCCTGTCCTGTGGTATGGTCCTTCAGGTGCTGAACCAAACAGAGGACCATCGTCAGCGAGTGCTGCAGGCTGCTTCAAAGACCGTCCGTGTGTGGTTCATCAAGGTGAGGAAGATGAAGGCCATCTACCACACACTCAACCTCTGCAACATCGATGTCACGCAGAAGTGTCTGATCGCTGAGGTGTGGTGTCCCGTCTCAGACCTGGACTCCATCCAGTTTGCCCTACGCAGAGGAACG GAGAGGAGCGGATCCACAGTGCCGTCCATTCTCAACAGAATGCAGACCAAGCAGACTCCGCCCACCTTCAACAAGACCAACAAGTTCACGTCAGGATTCCAGAATATCGTTGATGCCTACGGCATCGGGAGCTACCGGGAAATTAATCcag CCCCGTACACCATCATCACCTTCCCCTTCCTGTTTGCCGTTATGTTCGGTGACATGGGTCATGGCACGCTGATGACCTGCGCCGCCCTATACCTGGTCATCCGAGAGAGCCGCCTCCTCTCCCAGAAGAGTGACAATGAG ATGTTCAACACGGTGTTCGCTGGCCGCTACATCATCCTGCTGATGGGAATCTTCTCCATCTACACCGGCATCATCTACAACGACTGCTTCTCCAAGTCAGCTCAACATGTTTGGTTCTGGCTGGAGTGTCCGGCCCATGTTTGGTTCTCGAGGAGCCAACTGGTC GTTTGA